A stretch of DNA from Rothia mucilaginosa:
CGGGGCGTGCCATGAGGGCTTCTCCTAGTGAGTCCCGGAGGGTCGGTCGTCCGGGGTTTGTATGGTTGATTTGCCGGGTGGGACGGGGCCGTTGTGTATGGTGTGTGGCTTTTCCTTCGCCGGTGATTCCAGCTTAGGGTGTGAGTCTAAGATTGAGCTTTAGTTTGCTGTGTTTAAGCTGTGTCTGGACGGCGATGTATAAGTATTTTTCCCAGCAGGGTTTCATACTCGCGATTTTTCGCTCATCTCATGCATAGCTTTCTATTCAAATGTATAAATTTTCTTTATTTTTTCTGTAGTACATCAGAGTTTCTCCTATGAAACCGGGCTACTTTCTGTGTTTTATAGCTCGAGTTGAAGGTTAGGGTCCTGAAGACCCACCTTGCACGCGTTCACCGCCGCGTGCACCTCCCCAGCCCCCGCCCCGCTATCTTCCCGCCACGTACATCCTTAGACCCACGTACAGCCTTAGACCAAGGGATAAGCATTCGAACATAATAAAAGACCCCCACCGTAAAGGTGAGGGTCTTTTATCAGATTCAAAGTCTCAAGAATTACTTCTTAGCGACTGCTGCCTTCAGCTTGGAGCCTGCGGTCAGCTTCACGCCGTGACCGGCGGGAATCTGGATAGTTTCGCCGGTCTGCGGGTTACGGCCGGTACGAGCTGCACGGTCAGTACGCTCGATTGCCATCCAACCGGGGATGGTGATCTTCTCGCCCTTGGAGACGGAAGACTCGAAAACCTGGAACACTGCGTCGAGGACTGCATTCACGGTTGCCTGGCTCTTGCCAGACTTCTCTGCAACCTCTGCAACGAGTTCGGTACGGTTCTTAGCCATTAGGGTGCCCCTTCCAGAGACTTAAGGTTTGAGTCTAAAGCGAGTGACCGTCGGTGACGACGGAAAACCGTTTAGGAACTAAAATACCAGATTTACCAGCTGGACTTGGTGATACCGGGCAGCTCGCCACGGTGTGCCATCTCGCGGAAGCGCACGCGGGAGATACCGAACTTCTGGAAGGTACCGCGGGGACGGCCGTCGATCTGGTCGCGGTTACGCACGCGAACGGGGGAAGCGTTGCGGGGCAGCTTCTGCAGTGCCACGCGTGCTGCTTCGCGCTCCTCGGGGGTAGCGTTCTCGTCGATCAGGGTCTTCTTCAGCGCGATACGCTTCTCGTTGTAGCGAGCGACGATGACCTTGCGCTGCTCGTTGCGAGCGATCTTGGACTTCTTAGCCATTCTTAGCGCTCCTCTCGGAAGTCAACGTGCTTGCGGACGACGGGGTCGTACTTCTTCAGCACCATGCGGTCGGGGTTGTTGCGGCGGTTCTTACGGGTCACGTAGGTGTAACCGGTGCCAGCAGTGGACTTGAGCTTGATGATAGGACGGAGGTCCTTAGCCTTGGATGCCATTTACTAGATCTTCTCCCCGCGTGCGATGATTTCTGCAACAACGGCATCGATGCCACGAGCATCGATAACCTTGATGCCCTTAGCGGACACGTTCAGGGTTACCTTACGACGCAGCGAAGGAACCCAGTAGGTCTTCTTCTGAACGTTCGGGTCGAATCGACGCTTGTTGCGGCGATGCGAGTGCGAAATGCTGTGTCCAAAGCCGGGAACAGCTCCGGTCACCTGGCAGACTGCTGCCATGTTTCACTCCTTTATTGATTGACTTTTATGACGGTACGCAGTCGATGTTACTCGTGAGCGTCCCGCCACCAATGTAGAAGCACCGGGTTATTCGCCGGGCTAGAGTGTTTGAGATCGTCACGTGGGTGAGAGGCCACGCATCGATCCCCGCCGCGGGAAAAACGGTGAAGCTTATTAGTGTCGAGAGGCGTTTCCACCACTACGAACAGCGTTAAATTCTAGGTAAATACGGGGGTTCGTGCAAGCCTGCACGCCGGATTTTGCCTTAAAAATCCGCGGAATCTCGGTGTTCTGAGCCGATTGCGCCTCGTTTAAGCGAAGTGCTCGATTCGCGGATGCACGCCTGCCTTCGAACGGCAAACATACCTATCCATTCTACCAAAAATGGGTGTTTTTGCAAGTCCAGGTGTTTTTAAGGAATTCTTTAACGCCCCTAGTCAGGCGTTAATGCGCCATTTTAAGAACGACTGTTCTCTATGTGACCGGGGATAAATTACACCGGTGAAATTCATGTTGTGAGATTAACAGCTTAAGCCGGATTTAAGCCGTAAACAGCCCCGTGCCACCGACTTTTGCGGTGTGCGCAGGGCTGTTAAACAGGCTTAAACACGTGTTTAAAGAGCATTTAACTCTCGTTTTAACGCTTCCGCCCCGGTTTTAAAGGGCAGTTTATGGGTTCGCAACGGTACGAGTAACGGCGGATTTGCCGTTCCCGTTACGGCGTAGAGGCGGGCACAAATACGGTACAGATACAACACAAATACAGCACAGGGTACTCCCCCGGCATACAGTTCTACGCCGTACCGTGAGCCTCCGTGACCCTAGTTCTTAAGGCTTGCCGCGGGGACCCACTGCGGGTACTTGGGGCTCACACCATCGCCGGAGCTCGTACCCTTCAAGCGGCGACCGATCCACGGCAGGGCAAACTCGCGAACCCAGCGCGCCTCCTGCTCAACCTTCTCACGAACGGTCAGCTGCACCTCCGGGGGCAGTACCGGTTCGGTGACCACACCGGGCAGGCCGAGCTGTGCCAGCACGCGGGATGCAAAGCGTTCGTGGCCGAGGTCGTTCATGTGCAGGCGATCGTCAGCCCACAGGCGCCAGTCGAGGAAGTCATTCCAGCGCCAGTAGTCGATGATGTGCACGCCGTGGTCTTCGGCGATGCCACGCAGTAGTTCGTTGTAGGTGGCGGTGCGGCCGCGGGTGCGGGCGAAGGGGCCCTGGCCCTGCACGTCCAGGCCGGTTATGGTAAGCACTTCGATTCCTTCGCCGCGCAGGGTGGCGAAGGCTTCGTCTACGTGGGTCATGAGCTGGTCGATATCCACGTTGGGTCGCATGATGTCGTTGCCGCCGCCGTAGAAGGTGACGAGGTTGGGCTTCAGGTCCAGGGCGTGGGGCAGCTGCTCTTCGAGGATGGGAATGAGCAGGCGGCCGCGGATGGCGAGGTTTGCGTACTGTGCCTGCGGGTCTACTGCACCGAGGCCTTCGGCAACGCGGTCAGCCCAGCCGCGCAGGCTGTTGGGGCGGCGGCGGTCAACATCGCCCACACCTTCAGTGAAGGAGTCACCAATTGCCACGTAGCGTACTGATTCACCGTTGAGCTTGCCGTTGGAGTCTAGGAGCGGGGTCGTCATTGTGTTCTTCTTTCCGGGCCTCTGTAGAGAATGCCCCTTCTATGGAAAAAGCCGGTACACCCGCGCGGTGTACCGGCTTCTTCGCTTAGCTTTCGGTGCGTCCTGCTCTCCAGTATCCCACTGTTATGGGCTCTTTATCAGATATGAGCAGGGGTTTCTTAGGATGCAATAGCTGAACCGGCAGCTGCGGGCGCGCTACGCGGGTGCGGTACCACCACCACGCTACCGTCGTTAAACGGATCGGCGACCTCTGCTTTCAGGTTGAAGATGGTGTGCAGGTTCTCGCGGGTGAGCACATCGTGTGCTTCGCCTTGGGCAACGATGGAGCCGTCCTTCATCGCGACGAGATAATCGGCGACTCGGGCGGCGAGGTTCAGTTCGTGCAGCACCATGATCATGGTGGTGCCGCGCTGTTCGTTGAGTTCCGAGAGCAGGTCGAGTAGCTCCACCTGATGTGCCAGGTCGAGGTAGGTGGTCGGTTCGTCCAGCAGTAGGATATCGGTTTCCTGGGCGAGCGCCATGGCGATCCAGACGCGCTGGCGTTGGCCGCCGGAGAGTTCGGTGACCTGGCGTTCTGCAAGGGACATGGTATCGGTGGCTTCGAGAGCCCAAGCAACCGCCTCGTCATCTTCGGCGCTATTGCGTTTGAAGAGGCCTTGGTAGGGGTAGCGTCCTCGGGAGACCAGGTCGGCTACGGTAATGCCTTCGGGAGCGATGGGGTGCTGGGGCATGAGCCCGACCATGCGGGCGAAGCCCTTCATGGAGTATTCGTGGGTTGACTTACCGTCGAGGGTGAAGTCACCGTTGAGGGGCTTGAGCAGTCGGGAGACACCGCGTAGCAGGGTGGACTTGCCGCAGCCGTTAGGGCCGATAATGGCGGTGATTTTGCCCTTGGGGAATTCGAGGGAGAGGTCTTTGACGATGGTGGTTTCGCCGTAGCCGAGGCTGACGTTCTCGACTTTAAGGGTGCGTTCGGTGATTTCTTTCATGGCGTCCTTTCTTCTCCTACGGCTTCTCCCGGAGCCTCATAACTTAGCCTATCCTAATTTTGGGTAAGAAAATAGCGGATCCCCCGCTCTGTTCACATTTCTGGAGAACAGCGCGGGGGATTCACTATATTGGCGAACTTTAGAAGTTCACTTTTCCGCTGACGAGCCAGCCGCCTTCCGCTGCACGCTGGAAGACTTCCTGCGCCATGGTGCGCCCGTAGGTCTTGGAGACATGGTTGTCGTCGAAGTAGACGTAGATATTTCCAACCACGGGGCTGCACATGCCGTTGGGGCAGTACAGGTCCTTCAGGTCCACCATGACGGCGCCCTGGTCGCGGTACTTGTCGAAGATTTCCTTCGCTGGGTTTTCTGCGGCGTACTTGTCACTTGCGGGTCGCGCACAGGAGCTCTTGTCGGTACCGGCCTTCTGAGCACATTCGTAGATGTTGTACTCGAAACGCGGGTTATCGCGCAGGCCGATGACCTGGATTCCTGCCTCGGTGAGGCGGCGGACCGTCTCGTCGAGGCTCGGGTCGGCTCGTTCGTCATTCGAACGTGCCTGGGCAATGGTCGCGATGAAGACCACGGTCTGCGGCTTACGCTTGATAATTTCCTCGGTCATCTTGGTGTTGAATTCCGAGCATTCGTTACCGGCGTTGACGGAGCGGACCGGGTACTGGCAGCCACCGAGCAGGTAGGTCTGCAGGTTGGTCTTGGTCTGCTCTGCAATGGGCTTGAAGATGCTCAGCGCCTGCTCGGCGTGGGAGTTACCGATGACCATGGTCAGCGGTGCGTCCTCGGGGCCGTACTTCTGCACGTTACAGTACTTGGCGAGTGCCGGGTCGGAGGGAGCGAAGACGCCAGTGCAGGGGTCACTCAGTCCCTCGTACTGGGCCTTGACATCACCACCAGAGGGGATGGGGTTGTCAATGAGTCCCTGCTGGGCACCGCCAATAGCCCGGGCGCCGGGGTAGTTTTCGCTGGCGGTCTGTACCTGCAGTTCGGCGTTCTGCTCGGACTGGGTGTTGCGGTAGCCAATCCAGGTCTGTGCGGCGGCCAGGGGCACGCCGGCGACCAGGAAGATTGCAAGGATGAAGGCGAGCTGGTCTGCCCAGGTCTTGACGGAGAAGATGGTCTTGAAGCGCATCTTCATCATGAGCCAGGGTACAAAGGGGTCCTTGCGGTAGCGTAGCGGCTTTTCGACGAAGCGGATGAGTAGCCATGCCAGACCGATGGAGACAAGGATGATGATGGTGCCTTCGATGACGTTCACACGAGAGGTTCCGACGGCGCTGCTGTAGAGAATGAGGATGGGCCAGTGCACCAGGTACAGGGCGTAGGAGATGTTGCCGAGGTTCTGCAGGGGTGCAGAGACCAGCAGTCGGTCGATGCCCCAGCGGCTGTTGGTGCGGCCTGCCATGATGACGAGCGCACCGGAGATGACGGGCCAGAGTGCCAGGTAGCCGGGGAATGCTCGTTCAACGGGCAGGATGGCGCCACAGGTGACCAGGCCAATAATGCCGACCCAACCCATGATGACTCGCGCCTTTTCGGGTGCTTTCCACTTGAGGGTGAGCATTGCCAGCAGGGTGCCGATGGCGAATTCCCAGAGGCGAGTGCGGGTGTCGAAGTAGGCAAATCCCTGGTTGGTGTCGGTTTCGACGATGGAGAAGGTCAGGGATGCGACGAACACCGTGTTGAATATGAATACCGCGGTGGTGAAGAGGTTCCCGCGGAATCGGTGTACGACGTAGGCTACTGCAGCGAAGAGCAGGGGCCAGATGATGAAGATCTGTCCCTGGATGGAGAGCGACCAGAAGTGCTGGAAGGGCGACTTCACGGAGGCATTTTGGGCGTAGTAGTCTACGGAGCTGAACGCGAGGTTCCAGTTCTGGAAGTAGAACAGGGAGCTCTTTGCGTCGGTTACGGTTTGCGCCCAGCGGCTGGGCGCGAGCACGAAGAAGGACGCAATGGTGGTAGCCGCGATAACCACTGTGGCTACGGGTAGCAGTCGCTGGAAGACGTGCAGCCAGTAGTTGAAGAGGTTGAGGGGTTTGCCCTCGTTGATCTTGCGCATGAAGGAGAGCGAGAGCAGGAAGGCAGAGATGAAGAGGAAGACATCCACACCGCCGGAGACTTTGCCGAACCAGACGTGGTAGAGCACCACGAGGAGCACGGCGAAGGCGCGCAGGCCCTGAATTTCAGGGCGGAACCCTCGCGATTCAATGAACTCTTCGAGGGGGTAGTCGCTGGCTTCGCGTGCTTTGATGCTGCGCGGTGCAGTGGTGTAGGTTCCCTGCGAGGCGCGGGCCTGCGGGGTTCCGGGGGTTTCAGACATTCTCGGTTCCTCAGGATGGATCGTCGATGTGCTAGTGCGGGTCCTGTAGACGCTACAGGGCACCCGTACAATAAAATCCTGATCCGCACCTCTGCTATGAGGCTGGTGCGAACCAGGATTTTTCTGAGCCCCCTACCGGATTCGAACCGGTGACCCTCTGTTTACAAGACAGATGCTCTGGCCAACTGAGCTAAGGAGGCAACCTGTCCAGTGTACCTTATTCTCTTGGTTGAGTCTGCTTAGCGTTCCTTTTGCGGTTTGCCCTGAGAATGCTTCTAGATTATGCCTGTTTGATACCTTCGTTTCCTTCGTTTACCCATTAGGAGCGCCACTTCTGCTTGCTGCTAACCCGCCCCTCGTACTCATCACCGCGTATAGAAAAACCGTATAGAAAAACCCGGTAGCCTCGCGTGGAGGTTACCGGGTTTTTCTATCGAAGCGGTTACTTCTTCTTTGCTTCGATCTTCTGCTTCAGGAAGGCGCTGAAGTCGTTGCTGGTGTACTGGTCGCCATCTACGAAGACGGTGGGGGTACCCTGAATGCCGTTCTTTGCGGATTCAGCGTTGACCA
This window harbors:
- the rpsN gene encoding 30S ribosomal protein S14 → MAKKSKIARNEQRKVIVARYNEKRIALKKTLIDENATPEEREAARVALQKLPRNASPVRVRNRDQIDGRPRGTFQKFGISRVRFREMAHRGELPGITKSSW
- the rpmG gene encoding 50S ribosomal protein L33, whose translation is MASKAKDLRPIIKLKSTAGTGYTYVTRKNRRNNPDRMVLKKYDPVVRKHVDFREER
- a CDS encoding ABC transporter ATP-binding protein, which encodes MKEITERTLKVENVSLGYGETTIVKDLSLEFPKGKITAIIGPNGCGKSTLLRGVSRLLKPLNGDFTLDGKSTHEYSMKGFARMVGLMPQHPIAPEGITVADLVSRGRYPYQGLFKRNSAEDDEAVAWALEATDTMSLAERQVTELSGGQRQRVWIAMALAQETDILLLDEPTTYLDLAHQVELLDLLSELNEQRGTTMIMVLHELNLAARVADYLVAMKDGSIVAQGEAHDVLTRENLHTIFNLKAEVADPFNDGSVVVVPHPRSAPAAAGSAIAS
- a CDS encoding acyltransferase family protein, which encodes MSETPGTPQARASQGTYTTAPRSIKAREASDYPLEEFIESRGFRPEIQGLRAFAVLLVVLYHVWFGKVSGGVDVFLFISAFLLSLSFMRKINEGKPLNLFNYWLHVFQRLLPVATVVIAATTIASFFVLAPSRWAQTVTDAKSSLFYFQNWNLAFSSVDYYAQNASVKSPFQHFWSLSIQGQIFIIWPLLFAAVAYVVHRFRGNLFTTAVFIFNTVFVASLTFSIVETDTNQGFAYFDTRTRLWEFAIGTLLAMLTLKWKAPEKARVIMGWVGIIGLVTCGAILPVERAFPGYLALWPVISGALVIMAGRTNSRWGIDRLLVSAPLQNLGNISYALYLVHWPILILYSSAVGTSRVNVIEGTIIILVSIGLAWLLIRFVEKPLRYRKDPFVPWLMMKMRFKTIFSVKTWADQLAFILAIFLVAGVPLAAAQTWIGYRNTQSEQNAELQVQTASENYPGARAIGGAQQGLIDNPIPSGGDVKAQYEGLSDPCTGVFAPSDPALAKYCNVQKYGPEDAPLTMVIGNSHAEQALSIFKPIAEQTKTNLQTYLLGGCQYPVRSVNAGNECSEFNTKMTEEIIKRKPQTVVFIATIAQARSNDERADPSLDETVRRLTEAGIQVIGLRDNPRFEYNIYECAQKAGTDKSSCARPASDKYAAENPAKEIFDKYRDQGAVMVDLKDLYCPNGMCSPVVGNIYVYFDDNHVSKTYGRTMAQEVFQRAAEGGWLVSGKVNF
- the rpmB gene encoding 50S ribosomal protein L28, yielding MAAVCQVTGAVPGFGHSISHSHRRNKRRFDPNVQKKTYWVPSLRRKVTLNVSAKGIKVIDARGIDAVVAEIIARGEKI
- a CDS encoding SGNH/GDSL hydrolase family protein produces the protein MTTPLLDSNGKLNGESVRYVAIGDSFTEGVGDVDRRRPNSLRGWADRVAEGLGAVDPQAQYANLAIRGRLLIPILEEQLPHALDLKPNLVTFYGGGNDIMRPNVDIDQLMTHVDEAFATLRGEGIEVLTITGLDVQGQGPFARTRGRTATYNELLRGIAEDHGVHIIDYWRWNDFLDWRLWADDRLHMNDLGHERFASRVLAQLGLPGVVTEPVLPPEVQLTVREKVEQEARWVREFALPWIGRRLKGTSSGDGVSPKYPQWVPAASLKN
- a CDS encoding HU family DNA-binding protein, which codes for MAKNRTELVAEVAEKSGKSQATVNAVLDAVFQVFESSVSKGEKITIPGWMAIERTDRAARTGRNPQTGETIQIPAGHGVKLTAGSKLKAAVAKK